The DNA sequence CTATTACGCATCTCCTTTTCTTTTTCAATTAATTCCGGTGGTCGTAAATCATAATTTAATTTCAAGATACCCAATTCCTTAGTGCTAGACTTGTAGCTATGCTCATAGTCATCCCTTCTTGTATAAAAGAACTATTAATATTTTGAGTGCTCAATTCTTGAAAGGGATCAATTAATATTGGGCTAAGACCTAAATACTTTGTTACTATATCTAGAAGGTCTTTTTGTTCCCAGCCTCTACCTGTTACAAGTAATTGAATAGGAAAGCCTTTAATAATCCCCTCTATATTTAAATATTCAATAGAACGTTCAATTTCTATAATTAAATTATTTACTATTTGTTCCTCCATTACATTATCAGTTACTGCCTTTTGAAGATTTTGTCTTACTAACTTTTCAGTTCCAAAAGATATGTTTCTAGAAAAAATATATTGACTTCCTTTGGCAATTAATATAGTTGTTGATATTAAGCCTAAATCTAAAATTAAATTTAAAGGTTTAGCTGCATTTTCTTTTTCAAAACTAAGGCTTATGTATCTTAATAAAGAAAATACTTCTACATCTAATGCTTTAAGGCGTAAGTTTGCAAATTCAGCTACTTTTACATATTTATCAATGATATTTCTATTTGAAGCTAAAAATAAAACCTTCATATTGTTCTTTTGTCTTTTAATAATAGACCAGTCAGTTACAAACATTTCTTTTGGAAACATTAAATGTTTGTCAGCTTCATACTCAATTACACTACTTAGTTCTTTATTTGACATTACCGGAAAGTTAAGGGTTTTTATTATAACATCACGTTCTCTGAGAGCTAGACAAGCATCTCTATTCTTAAAACCACTACGTTTTAAACACTTCTTAATAGATTCCCCCAAATCTTTAATGGATTCATCTATACTAATAGAGTGATTATAGACTGCTATGTTATTAAATTTAAGTTCAGTTCCTTTTTTAACTAACTCAACTATCCTGATAGTTCCTGGACCCAAATCAATTCCTAGTGGAGATTTCTTAGTCATTACCTTATTAATCATTTAATTAGTTCCTCCTAATATGATATTTAAAATCAGTTGTTTCTAATTTATATAATGGAGAATAATTTAAATTTAGATTATTAATCCTTAACCTAGAAATGTTCTTTCCAACAATATCGCCTTTAGGTGCTATAAGACTACCATTAATTGCTATATTATCTCCTAACAATTTAATCCCTGTACCGCGCTCTTCAGAATATAATAATGTATACCCTTCCGAGTTAATACTTTGTAAGTTATTCTCTTCCACAAATATTTTCCCAGCTGCTAATATAACTAAGGTATTATCCTGGTATTTCTCTAGAACACCTTCTTGTATTGTTATATTTCCATTTTCATTACTGTCTTCTAATACAATTAAAAAATACGGATCATGTGGTATATAATCTAAGTATAAATCACCATAGTTTAGCTCGATGCTTTCATTTTCGCCATCATATTGCTTTATATC is a window from the Natranaerobius trueperi genome containing:
- the pilM gene encoding type IV pilus biogenesis protein PilM, yielding MINKVMTKKSPLGIDLGPGTIRIVELVKKGTELKFNNIAVYNHSISIDESIKDLGESIKKCLKRSGFKNRDACLALRERDVIIKTLNFPVMSNKELSSVIEYEADKHLMFPKEMFVTDWSIIKRQKNNMKVLFLASNRNIIDKYVKVAEFANLRLKALDVEVFSLLRYISLSFEKENAAKPLNLILDLGLISTTILIAKGSQYIFSRNISFGTEKLVRQNLQKAVTDNVMEEQIVNNLIIEIERSIEYLNIEGIIKGFPIQLLVTGRGWEQKDLLDIVTKYLGLSPILIDPFQELSTQNINSSFIQEGMTMSIATSLALRNWVS